One window of Parambassis ranga chromosome 3, fParRan2.1, whole genome shotgun sequence genomic DNA carries:
- the rps6ka2 gene encoding ribosomal protein S6 kinase alpha-2 yields MDTSTRKFTVRRWFSIYLKNKAARNKNNSGFCQLEDDSVLKEIDISHHVKEGYEKADPSQFQLLKVLGQGSYGKVFLVRKIRGVDRGQLYAMKVLKKATLKVRDRVRSKMERDILAEVNHPFIVKLHYAFQTEGKLYLILDFLRGGDLFTRLSKEVMFTEEDVKFYLAELALALDHLHSLGIIYRDLKPENILLDEEGHIKITDFGLSKEAIDHDKRAYSFCGTIEYMAPEVVNRRGHTQSADWWSFGVLMFEMLTGSLPFQGKDRKETMALILKAKLGMPQFLSPEVQSLLRALFKRNPANRLGPDGVEEIKRHRFFASIDWNKLYKKEVRPPFKPTVGRPEDTFHFDPEFTSRTPTDSPGIPPSANTHQLFRGFSFVATNQTQEPSVATIAPSRPDINPIAQHLRGDLAFSAVYELKEEVRQTANSVCRRCLHRIIAVEYSVKIIERAKKDPSEEIEILLRYGQHPNIITLKDVFDDGQTVHLVQELLRGDELLDRVLTLPSFTERDASDIICTLTKTVEYLHSQGVVHRDLRPSNIRYADDSGLPESIRICDFGFAKQLRAENGLLMTPCYTATFMAPEVLKKQGYDAACDIWSLGILLYTMIAGFSPFASSSEDTAEEILAQIGCGKFIITGGNWDLVSDGAKDIVIKMLHVDPHQRLTAPQVLRHPWIVERDQLTDRPLTRQDVLIVKGALSATYSALRRCAPAPVLEPVQSSSLAQRRGMKKLGSPKLHSDSKEKN; encoded by the exons ATGGATACCAGCACGCGAAAATTCACAGTGCGGAGATGGTTTTCTATCTACCTGAAGAACAAGGCAGCAAGGAACAAGAACAACTCCGGGTTCTGTCAACTGGAG gatGACAGTGTCCTTAAAGAGATTGACATCAGCCATCATGTTAAGGAGGGCTATGAGAAAGCAGACCCTTCACAGTTCCAGCTGCTTAAGGTGCTGGGACAGGGTTCCTATGGAAAG GTTTTTCTGGTTAGAAAGATCAGAGGAGTAGACAGAGGACAGCTGTACGCTATGAAGGTCCTGAAGAAAGCCACGCTCAAAG TTCGGGATCGTGTGCGATCGAAGATGGAAAGAGACATTCTGGCAGAAGTGAACCATCCATTCATAGTTAAACTCCACTATG cttttCAGACAGAAGGGAAGCTGTATCTCATCCTGGACTTTCTCAGAGGAGGAGACCTTTTCACTCGTCTGTCTAAGGAG GTAATGTTCACAGAAGAGGATGTGAAGTTTTACCTTGCAGAGTTGGCCCTGGCTTTGGACCATCTGCACAGTCTGGGGATCATCTACAGGGATCTCAAACCAGAAAA CATTCTCCTGGATGAAGAAGGACACATTAAGATTACTG ACTTTGGGTTGAGTAAGGAAGCCATCGACCACGATAAAAGAGCGTATTCTTTCTGTGGAACCATAGAGTACATGGCTCCAGAGGTTGTAAACAGGAGAGGGCATACACAAAGTGCTGACTGGTGGTCGTTTGGGGTACTTATG TTTGAAATGTTGACAGGATCATTACCGTTCCAAGGAAAAGATCGGAAGGAAACAATGGCACTTATTCTAAA ggCCAAGCTGGGAATGCCACAGTTCCTCAGTCCTGAAGTGCAAAGTTTATTAAGAGCCCTCTTCAAGAGGAATCCTGCTAATCGACTTG GACCAGACGGAGTGGAGGAGATAAAAAGGCATCGGTTCTTTGCATCGATTGACTGGAAT AAGCTGTACAAGAAGGAAGTGAGACCTCCATTCAAACCAACTGTTGGAAGACCTGAAGACACTTTCCATTTCGACCCTGAGTTCACCTCCAGGACGCCAACTG ATTCTCCAGGCATCCCTCCCagcgcaaacacacaccagtTGTTTCGTGGTTTCAGCTTTGTTGCAACTAATCAAACCCAGGAGCCCAGTGTTGCTACAATAGCACCTTCTCGTCCGGACATCAACCCCATAGCACAG CATTTACGTGGGGATCTGGCTTTCAGTGCTGTTTACGAGCTGAAGGAAGaagtcagacagacagccaaTTCTGTCTGCAGGAgatgtctgcacagaattattgCTGTGGAATATTCAGTGAAG ATTATTGAGAGAGCAAAGAAAGATCCATCAGAAGAGATTGAGATTCTGCTGAGATATGGACAACATCCAAATATTATTACCCTGAAGGAT GTGTTTGACGATGGTCAGACTGTGCATCTGGTTCAGGAACTGTTGAGAGGAGACGAGCTGCTGGACAGAGTTTTGACGTTGCCAAGTTTTACTGAAAGAGACGCATCGGACATCATCTGCACGCTGACCAAAACTGTGGAGTATTTACACTCCCAGGGG GTTGTGCATCGAGACCTGAGACCCAGTAACATTCGCTACGCTGATGACAGTGGACTCCCAGAATCCATTAGGATATGCGACTTTGGCTTTGCCAAACAGCTCAGGGCTGAAAATGGTTTGCTGATGACACCCTGTTACACAGCTACATTCATGGCTCCTGAG gtTTTGAAGAAGCAGGGTTACGATGCAGCCTGTGACATCTGGAGCCTGGGAATCTTGCTCTACACTATGATCGCTGG TTTCAGCCCGTTTGCCAGCAGTTCTGaggacacagcagaggagatTCTGGCTCAGATCGGCTGTGGGAAGTTCATTATCACAGGAGGGAACTGGGACCTAGTGTCAGATGGTGCTAAG GACATTGTGATTAAGATGCTCCATGTGGACCCCCACCAACGTCTGACTGCACCACAG GTTCTTCGCCACCCTTGGATAGTAGAGAGAGACCAACTGACTGACAGACCTCTCACCAGACAGGATGTACTCATCGTTAAG GGGGCACTGTCTGCCACCTACTCTGCTTTGAGGCGCTGTGCTCCTGCTCCAGTCCTGGAACCAGTTCAGTCCTCCAGCCTGGCTCAGCGGAGAGGGATGAAGAAACTGGGGAGTCCCAAACTTCATTCAGActctaaagaaaaaaactaa